The segment CAGCGGCTCGGGATCGACCGGGTGGATCTGCTCTGGCTGCACCAGGAGGACAGGTCGGTGCCGATCGAGGAGACCGCGGCCGCGCTCGGCGAGTTGGCCGCCGACCGGTTCGGCGTCTCGAACCACCCGTCGTGGCTGGTCGAGCGGGGCCGCGCCGCCGCCAAGGCGATCGGGGTACGGCCGTTCGACGCGCTGCAGCTCAGCACCAGTTACCTGCGGCCGCGGCCCGGGACGCTGCCGCCGGGCGTCGCGCACCGGTTCGGGGTGCTCAGCGACGAGCAGACCGACTACGCCGCTGAGCATGGTCTGGACGTGTGGGCGTACACGCCGTTGCTGGCCGGCGCCTACGACAACCCGGCCAAGCCGATCCCGGACGTCTACGACCACCCCGGCAACACGGCCCGCCTGGCGGCCCTGGACGCCGTCGCCGCCGAGGTGGACGCCGCCCGCGGCCAGGTGGTGCTGGCCTGGCTGCTGAGCCGCGGCATCACGCCGATGCTCGGCGGCAGCAAGCTGTACCAACTGGACAGCGCCTTCGACGGCGTCGGGCTCACCCTCACCCCGGACCAGACCGAGCGGCTGAACGCCGTCGACCGGTCCGAGTGGGCGAGCCCGTACGCCAAGGCCTGACCCTCAGAGCCGGGCTAGGGCCTTCATCGGGTCTTCGATCGCGTCGGCGACGGCGCGCATGAAGCCGGCGGCGGTGCCGCCGTCGCAGACGCGGTGGTCGAAGACGAAGGACAGTTGGGTGATCTTGCGGATGGTGAGGGCGCCGTCGACCACCCAGGGGCGGTCGATGATCCGGCCGAGGCCGAGGATGGCGACCTGGGGGTGGTTGATGATCGCGGCGCTGCCGTCGACGCGGAAGGCGCCGTAGTTGTTCAGAGTGAAGGTGCCGGCGGTGAGTTCGGCCGGGGTGGACTCGTTGCGGCGGGCGCGGCCGGTCACCTCCCGGATCGCGGCGTCGAGGCCGATGGCGGTCATCGTGTGCGCGTCCATCACGGCCGGGACCACCAGGCCGCGGTCGGTCTGCACGGCGACGCCCAGGTTGATCGCCTCGAGTTCGACGATCTCCTGGCGATCAGTGTCGATGCGGGCGTTGAGCACCGGGTACTCGCGCAGGGCGGCCACGACGAACCGGGCGATGTAGGCGAGCAGGCCGGGGGCGCCGGCGTCGCCGCGGGTGCGTTCGCGCAGCTCCCACAGGGCGGTGGCGTCGACGTCGACCCAGACGGTGGCCTCGGGGATCTCCGCGCGGCTGCGCGATAGCACGGTCGCCACGGCCTTGCGGAAGCCGGTGAGCGGAATCCGGCGCTCCCCCGAAGCCGCCGCGGGAAGCGAGGGCGTTGGCGCCGCGGGAAGCGAGGGCGTTGGCGCCGCGGGAAGCGAGGGCGCAGGCGATGCGGGCGCGGCGGCCGCCTGCACGTCACCCCGGGTGATCGCCCCGCCCGGCCCGGTGCCGCGCAACGCGGACAAATCCACCCCGATATCCCGGGCCAGCCGCCGCACCAGCGGTGAGATGACCAGCGGCACGGAGACCGGCGGCGCAGGAACAGGCGCGGCGGAGGCAGCAGCGGGCGCAACGGATGCAGCCGCGGCAGCACCGGGCGTGGCAGAAGCAGTCGCGGCAGAAGCAGTCGCGGCAGAAGCAGTCGCGGCAGCGGTGGGCGCGGCGGAAGCAGCCGGCGGGGTCGAGACCGGAGCAGTTTCGGTACGGGTCCGGCGGCGGCGATGACGGGAGGACGCAGCGCCGGGCTTCGTCCCGTACCCCACCAGCACGTTGCCCGACCCCTCGTCGGCCGCGACGGTCAGCAAGGGCGCGCCCACATCGAGCGTGGCGCCTTCGGCGGCATGCCGGGTGGCCACCCGGCCGGCGTGCGGCGACGGCACCTCGACCACCGCCTTGGCCGTCTCCACCTCCACCACCGGCTGATCAACTTCGATCACGTCGCCGTCGGTGACGAGCCACCGGACGATCTCCGCCTCGGTCAGCCCCTCACCGAGGTCGGGCAGCGTGAAGACGTGCGCGCTCACGAGTCCTCCCACTGCAGGTCGTCGACGGCGTCCAGGATCCGGTCCACCGACGGCAGCTGGAAGTGCTCCAGCTTGGGCGGCGGATAGGGGATGTCGAATCCGGTCACGCGCCGCACCGGGGCGGCGAGCGAGTGGAAGCACCGTTCGGTCACCCGCGCGGCGATCTCCGCGGCCACCCCGGCGAAACCGGCCGCCTCAGCCACCACCACGGCCCGCCCGGTCGAACGCACCGCCGCGCACACCGTCTCGTCGTCGAACGGCACGATCGAGCGCACGTCGACCACCTGCAGGCTGCGGCCCTCCTGCGCGGCGGCCTCGGCCGCCTCCAGCGCCACCGGCACCGCCGGGCCGTAGGCGATCAGCGTGGCGTCGGTTCCGGCCCGGCACACCACGGCCTTACCGATCGGGGGTACGGGTGAAGCGAGATCCGCCTCGGCCCGGGAGAAGTACAGCTTCTTGGGTTCGAGGAAGACCACCGGGTCGGGCGAGTCGATCGCCTGCCGCAGCAGTCCGTAGGCGTCCGCCGGCCCCGCCGGAGCCAGGACGTGCAGACCGGGCGTGTGCGCGTAGTACGCCTCCGAGGAGTCGCAGTGGTGCTCGACCCCGCCGATGCCACCCGCGTACGGCACCCGGATCACGATCGGCACGCCGACCCGCCCCCGCGTCCGGTTGCGCATCTTCGCCGCGTGGCTGACCAGCTGCTCGAACGCGGGGTACGCGAACGCGTCGAACTGCATCTCGACGACCGGGCGCATCCCGTTCATCGCCATCCCGATCGCCATGCCGAGGATGCCGGACTCGGCGAGCGGGGTGTCGAAGCAGCGCTGCTCACCGAATTCGGCGGTCAGCCCGTCGGTGATCCGGAAGACGCCGCCGAGCGGGCCGACGTCCTCGCCGAAGACCACCACGGAGTCGTCGGCGTGCATCGCGTCGCGCAGCGCCCGGTTCAGGGCGCCGGCCATGGTGAGTTTCTCGGCTGCCATCAGCGCACCTCCCGGGCCAGTTCGTCGGCGACGAGCGCTTCCTGCTCGCGCAGCTGCGGCGTCTGTTCGGCGTAGACGTACGCGAACAGGTCGCGGTAGTCGGCCGGCTTGTCCTCGTTCAGTCCGGCGCGCATCGCCTCGGCCATGCGTTGCGCCGCGTCGGCGTACCCCGCGATCTTCTCGTCGTCGAGCAGCTCGCGGCCCCGCAGATAGGTCTCCACCCGGGTGATCGGGTCCCGGGCCAGCCAGGGCGTGACCTCGTCCTCGGTGCGGTAGCGGCCGGCGTCGTCGGCGTTGGTGTGCGCCTGCACGCGGTAGGTGTGCGCCTCGATCAGCTGCGGCCCCTCCCCCGCGCGGGCCTGCTCGACGGCCCTGCCGAGGACCGTGAGCAGCGCGGCCACGTCGTTGCCGTCGACCCGCTCGCCCGGAACGCCGTAGCCGACGCCCTTGTGCGCCAGCGACGGCGCCGCGGTCTGCCGGCTCAGCGGCACCGAGATCGCGTACGCGTTGTTCTGCACCAGGAAGACCACCGGGGCACGGAACACCGCGGCGAAGTTGAGCGCCTCGTGGAAGTCGCCCTCGCTGGTCGCGCCGTCGCCGCAGATCGCCAGCGCCACGGTCGGCTCGCCGCGCAGCCGGGCCGCGTAGGCGACCCCGACGGCGTGCAGCAGGTGGGTGGCGAGCGGGGTGGCCAGCGGCGCGACATGCGTCGCCGCCGGGTCGTAGCCGTTGTGCCAGTCGCCCTTGAGCAGCGTCAATGTCTGCACCGGGTCGACGCCGCGGGCCACCACGGCGGCGGTGTCCCGGTAGGTCGGGAACAGCCAGTCGCCGTCCGCCAGCACGTGGGCGGCGGCGACCTGGCAGGCCTCCTGCCCGTGCGAGGACGGGTAGACGGCCAGCCGGCCCTGCCGGACCAGCGCGTACGCCTGGTCGTTGAAACGTCGGGCCGCTACCAGGGCGGCGTACGCGCGCACGAGAGCCCCGGTTTCGGGCAGGTCGTGGCCGACGTTCGGAACGGGATCGCCGTCCGGGTCGATGAGCGTCACCGGCACCGTGGACGGCAGCAGGTGAGCTGCGTCACGTGTCATGCAGGAATTCTTGCTACCTTGCCAATTGAACGCCATCTTCGGTCTGAATCCGAGAAGATGTTCATTTCCCGGGCCGTCGGCGCTGCCGATCGTCCAGTTTCCCGACTTCGCCGGACCCGCGGGCGAGACAGGTGGCCGCCATGCTCGACGACACCGACCGGCGGATCCTCACCGAACTGGGACGCGACGGGCGGATGTCCATGCGGACACTCGCGGAGAAGCTGCACATCTCCCGGGCGAACGCGTACTCGCGGGTGGCCCGGCTGCACGAGACCGGGGTGATCCGCGGCTACCACGCCGACATCGACCCCGTCGCTGCCGGTCTGCACACCGCGGCGTACGTGACACTCAACCTGCGCCAGGCGAACTGGCGGGAGGTCCTCGAACGGCTGCACGCGCTGCCCGGCGTGGTGCACATCGGCCTGGTCGGCGGCGACTTCGACGTGATCCTGCTGGTCCGCGTCGCCGACAACACCGAGCTGCGGCACCTGGTGCTCGACGAGATCCAGGGCATGCCGGGCGTGGTCAGCACCCGCACCCTGCTGCTGTTCGAGGAGGAGACACCCCGGGCATGAGCGTGGGCTTCCTACCCTGACGCCATGCAGCTCACCGAGGTCAGCATGCTCGGCTTGCGCTCATCCGTCACGACGTTCCGGCATCGCAGCGCGGCCCTGCGGTTCGTCGTGATCCCGGTCGTCCACATCGGGCGGCCCGACTACTACCGGCGGATCGCCCAGCTCATCGCCGGCTCGCACGTGGTGATCGCCGAACAGTACGACGGGCCGAGCTCCACCGGGCTGGCCTATCTGACCGCCATGCGGCTCAGCCGGCAACGGCACAGCCGCGGGCTCGTGCATCAGGACATCGACTACGCGGCCCTGGGCGTACCGGTCATCTGGCCCGACGGCGAGACCCTGCCGGGCCGGCGGGCCCGGATCCCGCTGGCCGGCTGGCTGGACCTGATCCTGCTGGTGCCGGTGCTGACCTTCACCATGGCGGTCGGCGGTCGCGACTACCTGCTGCGCCGCGGCCTGGAGATCAGCGACGACACCGATCCGCGGCTGCGCACCAAGTTCTTCCAGCGGATCATGCTGGACGAACGCGACGAGCTGCTGACCGCGGCCATCACTACGCTGCACACCGAACGCGCGGACGAGCCGATCGAGATCGCCATCGTCTACGGCGCGGCGCACATGCCGGCGGTGGTCCGCACGTTGACCGGCGGTCTCGGTTACCGCCCTCAGCGCGGTGGTGAGTGGTTGCTCGCCTTCGATTTCTGAACCGCCCACGCCGTGTCGAGGGCGCCGGCCCTGAGATCGTCCTCCCGGATCTTGAAGTCGATGGGCGGCTCGGGCAGGCTCAGCAGGCCTGCCCAGCCGAGCATCAGCGGATACTCCGGGGCGGGGTCGGTGTGCTCGTGAAGGCCCCACTCGTTGAGCAGCGTCTCGCGCAGCCGGCGGTGGGCGAGGTCCAGCCGGCCGGCCTCGGCTGGGGCCAGCTCGCGGTCGAGGTCGCCGGCGGCCGGGAAGGTCCAGACCGGGTCGACGTGGGCGCGCCGGCGCTGCCTGACGGGCGCGTCATCGGGGCGGGCCAGCAGCCCGGTCGGCTCGCCGGAGACCAGCCGCACCTCGCCGGCGCCGTCGAGGTCGTGGAAGAACTGCAGGACGCCGTCGAGCGGGTAGTTGTCGTCGAGCAGCGGCTGGTTGCCGAGCTCGACCTGCAGCAGATGGATTAGCGGGGTGCCGTCGGGGCGGCGTGGCCATTCACCGCTGCCGTCGGTGACCGGCTCACCGCCGAACCAGCACAGGCCGATCTCGGTGAGCTCCTCCTCGATGTCGAACTCCTCACCCGGCGACAGAGCGAACCCGACGCGTGGCTCGATCCCGAGCGAGACGAGATCGATCAGCGGATGGTTCATCCAGCGGTCGAGGTCACGCTTCGAGTCGGGACGTGGCACATAGGGCGTGGTGAAGTGCCGGGCATTCAGCCGCACCGACCGATCCGGATCCTCCGCGGCGATCTTTCGCAGCGCCTCGACGCCGGCTGGGTCCGCCACCGCTTTCTCGGCAAGGTGGTTGCACTTGTCGACCAGCCTGTTCCAGGCGCGGTAGTCCCGGTACGGATCCTGCTCCCACTCGGACAGCGTGCGCCAGCCGCTGAGCAGCTCGTCCAGGTCACTCACGGCCGGCGCCCCGGTGCTCGCCCAGCTCCAACTCGATGAACGCGCCGATCATCGCCCGGTAGACCCGCTCGATCACCTCAGGCGACCCACCGGCCTCGACCGCGAGGGCCCGCACCTTGCCGATCACCTCGTCCACCCGGGCCGGTGCCCGCACCGCCTGCTCATCCTTCTTGAACGCGGCGGCGCTGCGCACCAGCCGCTCACGGTCCGCCAGCCGGCGAACCACTTCAGCGTCGATGGCGTCGATCTCCCGCCGGATGTCGGCGAGCCCCCATTCCGATGTCACGCCGCTCATCCTGCCAGCGGGGTACGACATTCTCCGGCCCTCGCCTCCCAGACCCGCTACCCAAGCGGTGAAGCATGCGCCAGCGGCGGCCCACGCCACCCAGCCGCCACCCAGACCCGCTACCCGGGCGCTGAAACATGCGCCAACGGCGGCCCGCGCCACCCAGCCGCCACCCACGCATGCCTCCCTGCCCGGGTAACCCGCACTGCCGGCGGCTCGCGCCACCCAGCCGCCGCTCAGGCGTGCTTCGCGGTGTTAGGGGCCGGGGCATGCTCTGACGCGCCCGCCTCAACGGTTGAACGCGCCCGCCTCAGCGGTTGAACGCGCCCGCCTCAGCGGTTGAACAGGAACGCGATCAGCAGCATCGCCGGCAGGCAGCAGACCGTGGAGAGGAAGACGGCGTCGCGGACCAGGACCACGCCGGTCTGGAACTGCTGGGCGTACAGGAACACGTTCTGCGCGGTGGGCAGCGCGGCCAGCACCGTCACCGCGTACATCGCCTCGTGCGGCAGGCGGAAAGCCCACGCCAGCAGGAACGCCAGGGCCGGCATGACCGTGACCTTCATCGCGACCGCGACCACTGCGGGCCGGCGGTCCGGGCCCGGTTCCAGGACCCAGCGCCTGGCCAGCGACATGCCGAAGGCGAGCAGCACCACCGGCACGGCGGCCTGGCCGAGCGCGCCGACCGGGTCGGCGATCACCGCGGGCACGCGCACGCCGGTCACGGACACCACGACGCCGGCCAGCACGGACAGGATCAACGGATTGCGTACGGGGCCCGCGATCGCCGTCCGCCAGGAGGCCCGGCCGGTCGTGACGATCTCCAGCGTGATCAGCGTCGCCGGGGTGACCAGCAGGAGCTGGACCAGGATGATCGGCACGACCAGCGCCGGATCGCCCAGCACGTACGTGGCGATCGGCAGCCCGATGTAGTTGGCGTTCGTGTAGCTGCCGGCCAGCGCGCCGAGCAATCGTGTGCCACGGTCACGCCGCCGGAACAGCAGCACGAACACCGCGAAGCACGCCCCGGCCGCGAGAGCGAACACCAGCAGCGACCGGGTGAACAGCAACGTCAGGTCGGCCGCCGCCACTCCGGTGAACAGCAGGCACGGCGCCAGCACGCTGTAGGCGACCGCGCCGAGCACGGCGCCGGCGTCCTCCGGCAGGCCACCCCAGCGGCCCAGCACCCAGCCGGCCAGCACGATCGCCCCGATGAGCGCAAAACCGGACAACGCCAAGATCATGCATTCGTACGGTAGACCTGTTCCAACCGCCCGGACCAGCCGCCGAGGATGCGCTGCGGGTCACTGTCGAGCACACCGGCGAGCAGGGACGCGTACACGTCGCGGAAGTCGACCGTGTATTTCAGGTCGCCGTCGTCGAGGTCGGTGAGGCTGGGTTGTTCGCCGTGCAGACCGCCCTGGATGTCGTCGCCGAGCAGGAACATGCTGGACGCCGTGCCGTGGTCGGTGCCGTCCGACGCGTTGGCCCGCACCCGGCGGCCGAACTCGGAGTAAACCGCGATCACCACGCCCTTGCCGGCCATCCGTTCGGCGAACGCGGCGAGCGGCTTGTCCACCTTCGCGAGCATCGCCTGCTGCGACTCGCGGGCGTCGGCGTGCAGGTCGAACCCGCCCTGCGACACCGAGAAGACCCGGGTCGCCGCGCCCGCCTCGACACAGCGGGCGACCAGGGCGAGCTGCTGGTCCAGCGGCGGCGCCGCCCCGCCGGTCGCGGTCGCCGGCACCTCGTCGTCGGTGTCCTCCTCGTCCGCCGTACCCTCGCTGACCTGCTTCATCAGGTCCTGGATGCGCACCAGGTCGGCGAAGCAGGCCGCGGCCCGCGCCTGCGCCGGTGACTCTCCCGCCGCGGGCGCACCGAGCTTGCCCAGCAGTGCGGGCGTCACCCCGCCGGGCAGTTTCAGCACCCCGCCGGGCACGGTGGCGCCGGCGCTGGTCTCCCCGGCCAGCAGCGGCGGCAGGACCGGTTCGAACGACACCGCGAGCCGCGGGTCGCCGCCGGCCGTGTCCAGCCAGCGACCGAGCCACCCGGTGGTGCCGGGCCGTTCGGGCTGGGCGGTCTGCCAGATGTCCATGGACCGGAAGTGGCTGCGGTCCGGTTTCGGGTAGCCGACACCGCGAATCACGGCCAGCCGGCCGGCGCCGTACAGGCGGTGCAGGCCGGCCAGCCCGGGGTTCAGTCCCAGCCCGTCGTCCAGCGGAAGGATCTTGCCGGGTTCGTAGGCCAGCTCCGGGCGGGCGGCCGCATAGGCCGGATCGGTGTACGGGATGACGGTGTTCAGCCCGTCGTTGCCCCCGTAGAGGGTGACCAGCACGAGGGTCCGGGCGGCCGGGTCGCGGTCGCCGGCGGTGGCCAGGATGTCGCGCAGCCCGTACGCGGTGGCACCGGCGGCCAATGCCGCTCCCCCGGCGACGCCGCTGGCGACCAGAAACTTCCTGCGGGTGATCGTGTCCATGGCGGCGCCTCCTCAGTGGGTCACGTATTCGGGGCTGGCCAGGCCGAGCGCGAGCAGCCGGCGCGGATCCGTCACGTCGCGCAGTGCGGCCGCGGTCCGGTCGGTCCAGCCGTCGACGACCAGCAGTTCGGCGAGGGCGTCGAGGCGGTCGGCGCCGGTGAGCCGGTCGACCGCGGCGGGCGCCAGCGCGGCGAGCCGCTGCCCGGTCCGGATCCGGGCCAGGGTGGACGAGGTGGTCAGCCAGGCGGCGCCGACCGGCCAGCCACCGACCGACGGCGGCCGCAGCGGTACCTGCCCCAGCGATCGCAGCGCGTTCTCGGGCAGGTCGGCCGCCGGCACGCCGAGCTGCCGTGCCGCCCCGATCAGCCATTCCAGCGGCTGTTTCGGCAACGTCCCGCGGGTGGCCGCGAAGTCGGGATCGCGGCACAGCGCCCCGAGCAGGGCGGTGGTGTCGCGTCCAGCTGCCACCATCCGGGCCGTCGCCTGCGCGGACGGCGCCGCGCCGGAGCCGTAGCGCAGCCACAGCCGCCGCGCCAGGAACGGCACGTGCGCCTCGTGCCGCACGAGCAGGTCGGCGTACGAGTCGACGTCGAACGTCCCGGTGCTGCCGAGCAAGGTGACCGGCCGGTCGTCGTGCCGCTTCGGCATCAGGCGGGCGGCGCCGGTGGCCCGGTCGACCTGCCATCCGGTGAGGACCCGCGCGGCGGCCTGCACATCCTGCTCGGTGTACGCGCCGACGCCCAGCGTGAACAGCTCCATGACCTCGCGGGCCAGGTTCTCGTTCGGCGCCTTGCGGGTGTTCTTCTGCCCGTCCAGCCAGACGATCAGGGCCGGGTCGCGCAGCATCGCCCGGACCAGCGGACCGGTGTCGCCGCTGCCGTACCGCCGGAAGGTCTGCTGCTGAGCCAGCATGAGCTGGGCCGAACGGACCTTGCGGACGCTGGTCGCCCAGTGCCCGTGCCAGAAGAAGACCAGCTTCTCCGCCGCGCCGCCGGACGCCATCCGGGCCAGCCACCAGCGGGTGAGCGCGGTGACCTGGTCCCGCTGCTCGCGCCGGGCCTTCTGCCGCTGTTCGCGGGAAACGCCGCGGTCGAGGGCGGCCACCGGGTCGGCGCCCAGCGCCGGGCCGGTCACCGGCCCGGCGGGGCGCAGGAGCCCGGCGAGGGTGGTCTCGTACCCGGCCCGGACGGCCGCGTCCACCTCGGCCGCGGTCGGCCCGAACGTGAGCCGGCGCAGCAGGTGCGCCACCTGAGAACGATCGGTCATGGGACGGCAACGTAGCCCGTCGATGTAAGCGTCAGGTAAGGGCGAGGTCCGGCGGACGTTCAGGCCGGACCTCGCCGCGTCGACTACGAGCCGAAGGCCTTCACTTCCAGCAGGCCGACCGAGCTGGTGCCGCTGGACTGCAGCACGACCCGCAGCCGGGTGGTGCTGACCTGGGTGAAGGTCACCGTGTTGTACGCGTTGACGGCGACCGGATAGGTGCCGGGCACGTCGGCGTACGCGCTGCCGGTCCAGTACTGCAGCTTCCAGGATGCGGGTGCGCGTACCCCGCCGTTGTCGTCGAACAGGTAGACCTGCGCCCGGTTCAGCGTCACGGCGCTGGGCCAGGTCAGTTCCGCCCACTGCTGGCCACTGTTCGGCCACGTACCCCAGCGGGGGTTGACCGTGTCGTTGGACGAGCCGGGCTCGAGGCCGTCGTTGAGCGCCGCGACCGACTCCCAGGGCGAGGTGTACGAGGCCGACGCGGTCGCCGTGCGCGCCAGGTTGCTGCCGCCGGCCGGCGGGGTGGAGGTCGACGGCGTCGGCGACGGCGTGGTCGGCGTCCCGTTGATCGCCAGGTCAGCGCTGGGGAAGGCGCTGAACGACGGGTTGATGTCGGTCTCGCCGCCGGCGCCGTCGCAGCGCCGGTCCGGGTTGAACATCAAGTACGTCCCGGACGAGCAGGCGAAGGCGATCTCCGCGTCGCCACCCACCACGATGTTGCCGGACAGGTTCGCGCCGCTCTGGATCAGCGCGTTGTCCTTGACCACCGCGTTGCCGCCGACGGTGCCGCCGTTGACCCAGCCCAGGCCTTCGATGCGGGCGTTGCCGGTCACGGTGCCGGCCATCACGGCCGCTTTCGGGCCGACGTACGCGGTGGACGCCACACTGGCGTTGCCGGCCACCCAGCCGCCGCCGTTGGAGTGCCAGCGGCCGCCGCCGGTCGGTGCGGGTTTCACGTGCCCGGGTTCGAAGCCGGACGGGGTGGCGCCGGAGACCCGGAACTCGTACGGGAAGCGCCGCGCCTTGGTGTAGCCGTCCAGGAAGGCGTAATGCGGGACCGCGGTCGGGGTGCCGGTGACGACCAGCCAGACCTCGTTCTCGCCGGACTGCAGCGGGAAGTCGATCTGCCCGTCGATGCCGGTGAACAGGTTCGAGTACCGCGGGGTGCCGTTGCGGACGGCGACCAGGCCGAACGTCCATCCGGTGGCCCCGGTTTCGGCGTGACCTTTCAGGCGTACCCGGACCGTGTCGCCGGACGGCACCAGCTTGATCTTGTTGAAGCCGTAGTCGGAGGGCGCCTGCCGGGCGTTGATCCGGTAGTGACTCTGCCCCTGGTCGACCGCTTCGACGTTGCCCCCGTTGTACGCGTTGAGGAACCCGGCCCCGTAGACGCTGTTGATGAACGGCATCAGCGTGGACCGGTTGCCGAAGTCGTAGGTGACCGTGCGGGTAGCGTACTCCCCCAGCCGCCGGTTGAGTTCGGCCTGGCTGATCCCGGCGATCCTTCGGTACGTCTCCAAGGGATGCTCGGTGTTGCGGGCCTCGTTCCAGATCCTGTTGAACATGGCCAGCCCGTCACGGTCCTTGATGTACTGCGCCAGCATCCAGGCGCCGTAGTGGTGCCGGCTGGAGCTGTAGTACAGGTTCTCCGAGCGCAGCCACCGGGTCAGGTCGCCGGCCGCGGTGGTCGGCAGCGCCTGCATCGCCATGAACTCGGCGCTGGCCTCCCAGAACGTGCCCGCCCAGGCGGCGGTGAAGCCGTAACCCGAGCGGCCGAGGAACGTGTAGTTCTGGAACACGTGGGCGAGCTCGTGCGCCAGTCCCCACGAGCCGGGCAGGGCAGCGCCGGGGGCGACGTTGATGACGCCGACCCGGCCGTCCACCGAGCCGCCGGTGGCCCAGGCGTTGAGCTCGGTCCGGTTCCAGGTGTTCGTGACGATCACGATGATCTTGTGCTGGGCCAGCAGCCCGGTCTCCGGCGTGAACTGCATGGTGTTCACATAGAAGCCGTACAGATTCTCCAGCTGGGTGATGATGCTGTTCGGGTCGAACTTGTACGGCGCGGTCGCGGACGCCGGATCGGTGCCGGATTTCTCACCCCAGAGCAGGATGAAGTTGGTGGACTCGCGGCTGCGGTTCGCGGCCCAGGGCACCTCGCCGGTCTGGGTCCACCGGGCGGG is part of the Actinoplanes sp. NBC_00393 genome and harbors:
- a CDS encoding DUF1800 domain-containing protein, which translates into the protein MTDRSQVAHLLRRLTFGPTAAEVDAAVRAGYETTLAGLLRPAGPVTGPALGADPVAALDRGVSREQRQKARREQRDQVTALTRWWLARMASGGAAEKLVFFWHGHWATSVRKVRSAQLMLAQQQTFRRYGSGDTGPLVRAMLRDPALIVWLDGQKNTRKAPNENLAREVMELFTLGVGAYTEQDVQAAARVLTGWQVDRATGAARLMPKRHDDRPVTLLGSTGTFDVDSYADLLVRHEAHVPFLARRLWLRYGSGAAPSAQATARMVAAGRDTTALLGALCRDPDFAATRGTLPKQPLEWLIGAARQLGVPAADLPENALRSLGQVPLRPPSVGGWPVGAAWLTTSSTLARIRTGQRLAALAPAAVDRLTGADRLDALAELLVVDGWTDRTAAALRDVTDPRRLLALGLASPEYVTH
- a CDS encoding DUF6055 domain-containing protein, which translates into the protein MQHPPARKRRLWLVVVAALTLLTGVSLVPQVMTRADAAAKTVYIPARWTQTGEVPWAANRSRESTNFILLWGEKSGTDPASATAPYKFDPNSIITQLENLYGFYVNTMQFTPETGLLAQHKIIVIVTNTWNRTELNAWATGGSVDGRVGVINVAPGAALPGSWGLAHELAHVFQNYTFLGRSGYGFTAAWAGTFWEASAEFMAMQALPTTAAGDLTRWLRSENLYYSSSRHHYGAWMLAQYIKDRDGLAMFNRIWNEARNTEHPLETYRRIAGISQAELNRRLGEYATRTVTYDFGNRSTLMPFINSVYGAGFLNAYNGGNVEAVDQGQSHYRINARQAPSDYGFNKIKLVPSGDTVRVRLKGHAETGATGWTFGLVAVRNGTPRYSNLFTGIDGQIDFPLQSGENEVWLVVTGTPTAVPHYAFLDGYTKARRFPYEFRVSGATPSGFEPGHVKPAPTGGGRWHSNGGGWVAGNASVASTAYVGPKAAVMAGTVTGNARIEGLGWVNGGTVGGNAVVKDNALIQSGANLSGNIVVGGDAEIAFACSSGTYLMFNPDRRCDGAGGETDINPSFSAFPSADLAINGTPTTPSPTPSTSTPPAGGSNLARTATASASYTSPWESVAALNDGLEPGSSNDTVNPRWGTWPNSGQQWAELTWPSAVTLNRAQVYLFDDNGGVRAPASWKLQYWTGSAYADVPGTYPVAVNAYNTVTFTQVSTTRLRVVLQSSGTSSVGLLEVKAFGS